A window of Leptotrichia wadei contains these coding sequences:
- a CDS encoding tRNA threonylcarbamoyladenosine dehydratase, with translation MNNKNQTFARFSMMVGEDGIEKLNNSRVIIFGVGGVGSYTVEALARAGVGHITMVDFDEISESNINRQLHSLRSTIGKSKVDVMKDRILDINPECEVELVKKLVADDIDEILGDFEKVENFEESKDLNNGKKNCKYKYDFVVDAIDVIGSKVNLIEYCVENKINIISSMGFGNKMHPEMVEIAKIKNTSVCPMARTIRSILKKKKIINIPVVYSREIPVKPDKSELFKEELPTEFRENNEIPRKTTPGSNSFVPGTAGLVLASYVVRKILEWD, from the coding sequence ATGAATAATAAGAATCAGACATTTGCCAGATTTTCAATGATGGTTGGAGAAGATGGAATTGAAAAGTTGAATAATTCGAGAGTTATAATTTTTGGAGTTGGCGGAGTTGGCTCTTATACTGTGGAAGCTCTGGCGAGAGCTGGAGTCGGGCATATTACGATGGTTGATTTTGATGAAATTTCAGAGTCAAATATTAATAGACAGCTTCATTCGCTTAGAAGCACGATTGGGAAGTCTAAAGTTGATGTTATGAAGGATAGAATTTTGGATATTAATCCTGAATGTGAAGTTGAACTTGTGAAAAAACTGGTTGCTGATGATATTGATGAAATTTTAGGGGATTTTGAAAAGGTTGAAAATTTTGAAGAATCAAAAGATTTGAATAATGGTAAGAAAAATTGTAAATATAAATATGACTTTGTTGTGGATGCTATTGATGTAATTGGAAGTAAGGTTAATTTAATTGAATATTGTGTAGAAAACAAAATAAATATCATTTCTTCGATGGGATTTGGGAATAAAATGCATCCAGAAATGGTAGAAATTGCAAAGATAAAAAATACATCTGTTTGTCCGATGGCAAGAACGATTAGAAGCATTTTAAAAAAGAAAAAGATTATAAATATACCAGTTGTGTATTCAAGAGAAATTCCAGTTAAACCTGACAAATCGGAATTATTTAAGGAAGAATTACCAACTGAATTTAGGGAGAATAATGAGATTCCTAGAAAAACTACGCCTGGAAGTAATTCGTTTGTACCTGGAACAGCTGGGCTTGTGTTGGCTTCTTATGTTGTGAGAAAAATTTTAGAATGGGATTGA
- a CDS encoding VWA domain-containing protein — MDYKEDIKRWRLILGKDTEEEFSSMDSEAIPSFTEEDWLMDKALDAIYNPTGQFMGGDSAGRGPSNPQISRWLGDVRTLFDKELVKIIQTDAMERCGLKQLLFEPEILDQVELNINLASTIMLLKEQIPQKSKESVRNFIKKIVEEINKLLESNIRRAVRAALNKKQHSPIPSASSLDFKTTIRRGIKNYNRELKKIVPEHYYFFERASVNPTSKFTVILDIDQSGSMGESVIYSSVMACILASIASLKTRVVAFDTEIVDLTEKSDDPVDLLYGFQLGGGTNINKSIKYCTKYVENPKKTIFFLISDLIEGGNRGEMLRRLQEMKDSGVIVVCLLAISGDGKPYYDSQMSGKIASLGIPCFACNPEKLPLLLERVLKNMDLSSFEKEFGKKK; from the coding sequence ATGGACTATAAAGAAGATATAAAACGTTGGCGATTAATTCTTGGAAAAGATACGGAAGAAGAATTTTCATCTATGGATTCAGAAGCTATTCCAAGTTTTACAGAGGAAGATTGGTTGATGGATAAGGCGTTGGATGCGATTTATAATCCAACAGGACAATTTATGGGTGGAGATTCTGCTGGGCGAGGTCCGTCTAATCCACAAATTAGTAGATGGCTCGGAGATGTTAGAACTTTGTTTGATAAAGAATTGGTGAAAATTATTCAGACAGATGCGATGGAAAGATGTGGATTGAAACAATTGCTTTTTGAGCCTGAAATATTGGATCAAGTAGAGCTTAACATAAATCTTGCTTCAACAATTATGCTTTTGAAAGAGCAAATTCCACAAAAAAGTAAAGAAAGTGTTAGAAATTTCATAAAAAAAATTGTAGAGGAAATTAATAAATTGTTGGAAAGTAATATTAGAAGAGCAGTTAGAGCAGCACTTAACAAGAAACAACACTCGCCAATTCCATCTGCGTCATCTTTAGATTTTAAAACAACGATACGAAGAGGAATAAAAAATTACAACAGGGAATTAAAAAAAATTGTTCCAGAGCATTATTATTTTTTTGAGAGGGCAAGCGTTAATCCCACAAGTAAATTTACAGTCATTTTGGATATTGACCAAAGTGGATCGATGGGAGAATCTGTAATTTATTCTTCAGTAATGGCATGTATTTTAGCAAGTATCGCTTCACTAAAAACACGTGTGGTAGCTTTTGATACTGAAATTGTGGATTTGACAGAAAAATCAGATGATCCAGTTGATTTACTATACGGATTTCAGCTAGGTGGTGGAACAAATATCAATAAATCAATTAAATATTGTACAAAATATGTTGAAAATCCGAAAAAAACAATATTTTTTCTAATATCTGATTTAATCGAAGGTGGAAATCGTGGTGAAATGCTAAGAAGATTACAAGAAATGAAAGATTCGGGAGTAATAGTAGTTTGTCTTTTAGCAATATCTGGAGATGGAAAACCTTATTATGACTCACAAATGTCTGGAAAAATTGCATCACTTGGAATTCCATGTTTTGCTTGTAATCCTGAAAAATTGCCACTTTTACTTGAGAGAGTGTTGAAAAATATGGATTTGAGTTCGTTTGAGAAAGAGTTTGGTAAGAAAAAATGA